A single window of Ignisphaera cupida DNA harbors:
- the gyaR gene encoding glyoxylate reductase yields the protein MKPRVFVTRELFPDVIEKLGRYYDVEVWDRYQPPPYDVLLEKAREVDALVSLLSDRIDCNLLKQAKRLRIVAQYAVGYDNIDVECATNLGIYVTNTPGVLTEATAELTWALILAVARRIVESDVFVRWGEWWRTRTGWHPHMMLGAELKGKTLGVVGLGRIGSRVAEIGKAFGMKIIYYDVKRNVDLEKALGAEYRDLDTLLQEADVVSIHVPLTKETHHMINEERLKKMKKTAILVNTARGAIIDTNALVKALTEGWIAGAGLDVFEQEPLPPNHPLTSFKNVVLVPHIGSATYEARHAMAELVAENLIAFYEGREPPTLVNREVLRVRPPGFK from the coding sequence ATGAAGCCAAGAGTTTTTGTTACAAGGGAACTGTTTCCTGATGTGATAGAAAAGCTTGGGAGGTATTATGATGTTGAGGTTTGGGATAGGTATCAGCCACCGCCATATGATGTGCTTTTGGAGAAGGCTAGGGAGGTTGATGCTTTAGTGTCTTTGTTGAGTGATAGAATTGATTGTAATCTTCTTAAGCAGGCTAAGAGGTTGAGAATTGTTGCTCAGTATGCTGTTGGCTATGATAATATAGATGTTGAGTGTGCTACTAATCTGGGTATATATGTTACTAATACTCCTGGTGTTTTGACTGAGGCTACTGCTGAGCTTACATGGGCTTTGATATTGGCTGTTGCTAGAAGAATTGTTGAGTCTGATGTTTTTGTTAGGTGGGGTGAGTGGTGGAGAACTAGAACAGGTTGGCATCCACATATGATGCTTGGTGCAGAGTTGAAGGGTAAAACACTTGGAGTTGTTGGGCTTGGGAGAATAGGGTCTAGAGTTGCTGAAATTGGAAAGGCTTTTGGCATGAAAATTATTTACTATGATGTGAAAAGAAATGTTGATTTGGAGAAGGCTCTTGGGGCAGAGTACAGAGATCTTGACACACTTCTTCAAGAAGCTGATGTTGTTTCAATACATGTTCCATTAACAAAGGAAACACATCACATGATCAATGAGGAAAGGCTAAAGAAAATGAAGAAAACAGCAATATTGGTAAACACAGCGAGGGGTGCTATAATAGATACAAATGCATTGGTCAAGGCATTGACTGAGGGTTGGATTGCTGGTGCAGGTCTAGATGTTTTTGAGCAAGAGCCTCTTCCACCAAACCACCCACTAACATCATTCAAAAACGTTGTGCTAGTACCACACATAGGTTCTGCAACATATGAAGCTAGACATGCAATGGCTGAACTAGTTGCGGAAAACCTAATAGCGTTCTACGAAGGGAGAGAGCCGCCAACACTAGTCAATAGAGAGGTTTTGAGGGTAAGACCACCAGGATTTAAATAA
- a CDS encoding DUF58 domain-containing protein, which translates to MLILATLIAFVGFGNQIPSFLALFIASTTLTVVVASLSIATSVKSIVTNVKILKHEVSGVENEEIGVEVAIEVLFPKVLSVAGVGLESDAGISYVKHNVVVNDNMYKLKVFVKGYVGFHKVKMLTITFRDIFKLFRVVARIRLSNPVTVQIVPMKKPSRFKMDIVMPSEIVYEAFTSRRRGMGINILGVREYVAGDDFRRIAWKATAKARRLMVKEFEGMSFKNIVIVASIHYGHFIGDPPPVSYIASAILSIVSVACERNMGVRLGVATEDSIKISDFVVRKGAENIYSLFSLIEWPETLAEPRGYSSSNRIVRWFVKQIVFDTCREPCIVALFIDPMDDLDVENIVKLHEELRIYGHELKVFLTPSTLLRFLFNKRLSTQELNNVMREVTRSGFIARKIHRVLGVYAPSEYVV; encoded by the coding sequence TTGCTTATTCTAGCAACTTTAATAGCTTTTGTTGGGTTTGGCAATCAAATACCAAGTTTCTTAGCATTGTTCATTGCATCAACAACACTAACAGTTGTTGTTGCATCACTTTCCATAGCAACTTCAGTAAAAAGTATTGTAACCAACGTTAAGATTTTGAAGCATGAGGTTAGTGGTGTTGAGAATGAGGAAATTGGTGTAGAGGTGGCTATAGAGGTTTTGTTTCCCAAAGTTTTATCCGTAGCTGGGGTAGGTCTTGAAAGCGATGCTGGTATTTCATATGTTAAACACAATGTGGTTGTTAATGATAATATGTATAAGCTTAAGGTTTTTGTGAAGGGTTATGTTGGTTTTCACAAAGTGAAAATGCTTACAATAACTTTTCGCGATATTTTCAAACTGTTTAGAGTTGTTGCAAGGATAAGATTGAGCAATCCAGTAACTGTGCAAATAGTTCCAATGAAAAAGCCTAGCAGATTCAAAATGGATATTGTAATGCCATCGGAAATTGTTTACGAGGCTTTCACATCTAGAAGAAGAGGTATGGGAATCAATATTCTTGGTGTTAGAGAGTATGTTGCTGGTGATGATTTTAGAAGAATAGCTTGGAAGGCAACAGCCAAGGCAAGACGTTTAATGGTTAAAGAGTTTGAGGGCATGTCTTTTAAAAACATAGTTATTGTTGCGTCTATCCATTATGGGCATTTCATCGGCGATCCACCGCCTGTTAGCTACATAGCAAGTGCAATACTAAGCATTGTTTCAGTTGCTTGTGAGAGAAATATGGGTGTTAGACTTGGTGTTGCAACAGAGGATAGCATTAAGATTAGTGATTTTGTTGTGAGAAAAGGTGCTGAAAACATATACTCGCTTTTCTCCTTGATTGAGTGGCCAGAGACTTTGGCTGAGCCTAGAGGCTATTCTAGCAGCAATAGAATTGTGAGATGGTTTGTTAAGCAAATAGTTTTTGATACTTGTAGAGAGCCATGTATTGTAGCATTGTTTATTGATCCAATGGATGATCTAGATGTTGAGAATATTGTAAAACTACACGAGGAGTTGAGGATTTATGGACACGAGCTAAAGGTTTTCTTAACACCTTCAACACTACTAAGATTTCTATTCAACAAAAGATTATCTACTCAGGAACTAAACAATGTTATGAGAGAGGTTACAAGAAGTGGTTTCATAGCTAGAAAAATTCATAGAGTTTTAGGTGTTTATGCACCAAGTGAATATGTTGTTTAA
- a CDS encoding AAA family ATPase produces the protein MTVFSRVVQRVVEESSKVLVDRVSYVELITFSIIFEGHVLIEGIPGIAKTLTAKTISKLLNLSFSRIQCTVDILPSDIIGTRVYNQKTGEFELRLGPIYSNVVLVDEINRASPRAQSALLEAMQERQITIDGETVKLPRPFTVIATQNPIELEGTFPLPEAQLDRFYIKIDMKSLERESLIKLLKKDLRMIEREFENLKPIVNSTDIAEASKEIESVYVDDSIYDYIVKIVEYSNKHPAVRLGVTPRGALMLLNLTKEFALYDERKYVIPDDVKKASIPALSHRILLKPEYIAEGYSAQSVIREILTRVEVPRP, from the coding sequence ATGACGGTGTTTAGCAGAGTTGTTCAAAGAGTTGTTGAAGAGTCTTCGAAGGTGCTTGTTGATAGAGTTTCTTATGTAGAGCTAATAACGTTTTCCATTATATTTGAGGGACATGTTTTGATAGAGGGTATACCAGGTATCGCAAAAACGTTAACAGCTAAAACAATATCAAAGCTTCTAAACCTTTCCTTCTCCAGAATTCAGTGTACTGTCGATATATTGCCATCAGATATTATAGGAACTAGAGTATATAATCAGAAAACAGGTGAGTTTGAGCTTAGGCTAGGACCTATATACTCAAATGTTGTTTTAGTTGATGAGATTAACAGAGCTTCTCCAAGAGCACAATCAGCTTTGCTTGAGGCTATGCAGGAAAGGCAGATTACAATAGATGGTGAAACGGTTAAGTTGCCAAGACCATTCACAGTAATAGCAACTCAAAACCCTATAGAGTTGGAGGGCACATTTCCACTGCCAGAAGCTCAGCTTGATAGATTCTACATAAAAATTGATATGAAGAGTCTTGAAAGAGAGTCTTTGATTAAGCTTCTTAAAAAGGATTTGAGAATGATTGAAAGAGAGTTTGAGAATTTGAAGCCTATTGTTAACTCTACAGATATTGCCGAGGCTTCTAAAGAGATAGAGAGTGTTTATGTTGATGACTCAATATATGACTATATTGTGAAAATAGTTGAGTATAGCAATAAACATCCTGCTGTAAGACTTGGTGTTACACCAAGAGGTGCTCTAATGCTTCTTAACCTCACAAAGGAGTTTGCTCTTTATGATGAGAGAAAATATGTTATACCAGATGATGTTAAAAAAGCTTCTATACCAGCTTTATCACATAGAATTTTGCTAAAGCCTGAGTACATTGCCGAGGGATATAGCGCCCAGAGTGTTATACGGGAGATTTTAACTAGAGTTGAGGTGCCAAGGCCATAG